The following proteins come from a genomic window of Amaranthus tricolor cultivar Red isolate AtriRed21 chromosome 14, ASM2621246v1, whole genome shotgun sequence:
- the LOC130800484 gene encoding probable starch synthase 4, chloroplastic/amyloplastic isoform X7, with protein sequence MVLAGMIDRTNACDLRRLVMNTKVNENFMSLLLMRDDELLAELNRLSEQNKRSGFHIVHICTEMEPLAAVGSLGSYVTGVSCASQRKGNLVEVILPKYKSLDLSDVQGLQEIHSKFYSYFYGQLHGNKLWTGSVVHGIGVTFIQPLDYSSLFDREMIYGYSDDFERFTYFSRASLDYLVKLGKHPDVLHIHNWETAIIGPLFWDIFVNQGLTATRILLTCQGFDSQCLEQPEKLELCGLDPSRLHRPDRLQDNAKSYLVNVLKGGVIYSNKVVVMSSINSKGRIIRSLGHGLEPTLSTHKDKLVVAPYGLDHTVWDPSTDELLPQNYSVNDLKGKSICKASLQRQMGLSEDASSTLVGCIFFEISDVDLENLIALLQIAELSGLQFLFMGVSKLPRINSVLQSLNEELEGKNMRFINKYDEAFSHLLFGGSDIILCHSYEDPVLQVPLKAIRYGAAPILATSIEKRVRHFAELDFGSTQFAQYISTFSNMSLLQAVDEIRNKPSEWNQKIKEAMLKDFSWDAECYDVHISAYESIKNL encoded by the exons ATGGTTCTTGCTGGCATGATTGACAGAACAAATGCATGTGATTTGAGAAGGCTGGTCATGAATACTAAGGTCAATGAAAACTTCATGTCTCTGTTGCTGATGAGAGATGACGAACTTTTGGCAGAATTAAATCGTTTGTCAGAGCAAAATAAAAG GAGTGGTTTCCATATAGTACATATTTGCACCGAAATGGAGCCATTGGCTGCTGTTGGATCTTTAGGATCGTATGTTACTGGTGTATCATGTGCATCACAAAGGAAAGGAAATTTGGTTGAAGTTATTTTGCCCAA gTATAAAAGCTTGGATTTGAGTGATGTACAAGGACTACAAGAAATACATTCAAAGTTTTATTCATATTTCTATGGGCAATTACATGGAAACAAATTATGGACTGG CAGTGTAGTCCATGGAATTGGAGTGACTTTTATTCAGCCTCTGGACTATTCATCATTATTTGACCGTGAGATGATTTATGGCTATTCTGATGATTTTGAAAG ATTCACTTACTTTTCTCGTGCCTCATTGGATTATTTGGTGAAATTGGGAAAGCATCCTGATGTGTTACATATACATAATTGGGAGACCGCAATAATTGGACCTCTCTTTTGGGATATATTTGTCAACCAG GGACTTACAGCAACCAGAATATTATTGACATGCCAAGGTTTTGATTCCCAG TGTCTTGAGCAGCCTGAAAAGCTTGAACTTTGTGGACTTGATCCTTCTAGACTTCACCGTCCAGATCGTTTGCAAGATAATGCCAAGTCGTATCTTGTGAATGTTTTGAAG GGTGGAGTTATTTATTCCAATAAAGTGGTAGTTATGTCATCCATAAATTCAAAAGGGAGAATAATTCGGAGTCTTGGTCATGGCTTGGAGCCAACTTTGTCCACTCATAA GGATAAGCTGGTTGTTGCTCCATATGGATTGGATCACACCGTGTGGGATCCTTCCACGGATGAATTGCTTCCTCAAAACTATAGTGTGAATGACCTGAAAGGAAAATCCATATGTAAAGCTTCACTACAGAGACAGATGGGATTAAGTGAGGATGCTTCATCAACACTT GTTGGATGCATTTTCTTCGAAATTTCTGATGTGGATCTGGAGAATCTAATTGCCCTTCTGCAAATTGCTGAGTTAAGCGGACTTCAG TTTCTCTTCATGGGAGTTAGCAAACTGCCGAGAATCAATAGTGTGTTACAATCTCTCAATGAAGAACTTGAG GGTAAGAATATGAGATTTATAAACAAGTATGATGAAGCTTTCTCTCATTTGTTATTTGGAGGGTCAGATATAAtactgtgccactcatatgaaGATCCGGTGCTGCAAGTGCCG CTGAAGGCAATTAGATATGGAGCTGCCCCCATATTGGCGACTTCCATTGAAAAAAGAGTCAG GCATTTTGCGGAGCTCGACTTTGGAAGCACTCAGTTCGCACAGTACATCTCCACTTTTTCTAACATGTCCCTATTGCAAGCTGTAGATGAAATA AGGAATAAGCCCTCGGAGTGGAACCAAAAGATAAAGGAGGCAATGTTGAAAGACTTTTCATGGGATGCTGAGTGTTATGATGTGCATATATCTGCTTATGAATCcattaaaaatttgtaa
- the LOC130800484 gene encoding probable starch synthase 4, chloroplastic/amyloplastic isoform X5: MAVLPNSLFHLPLFSPKLTKNPIRAPVVRLRLEDHDNFEFTQSTSTSELELRSSEVWKLFTEAQQNIMYLNKQRIMALEELNKAKKEIETLHQRIESLEAGKHETTRRDDSSVLWQLLLRLDSMVLAGMIDRTNACDLRRLVMNTKVNENFMSLLLMRDDELLAELNRLSEQNKRSGFHIVHICTEMEPLAAVGSLGSYVTGVSCASQRKGNLVEVILPKYKSLDLSDVQGLQEIHSKFYSYFYGQLHGNKLWTGSVVHGIGVTFIQPLDYSSLFDREMIYGYSDDFERFTYFSRASLDYLVKLGKHPDVLHIHNWETAIIGPLFWDIFVNQGLTATRILLTCQGFDSQCLEQPEKLELCGLDPSRLHRPDRLQDNAKSYLVNVLKGGVIYSNKVVVMSSINSKGRIIRSLGHGLEPTLSTHKDKLVVAPYGLDHTVWDPSTDELLPQNYSVNDLKGKSICKASLQRQMGLSEDASSTLVGCIFFEISDVDLENLIALLQIAELSGLQFLFMGVSKLPRINSVLQSLNEELEGKNMRFINKYDEAFSHLLFGGSDIILCHSYEDPVLQVPLKAIRYGAAPILATSIEKRVRHFAELDFGSTQFAQYISTFSNMSLLQAVDEIRNKPSEWNQKIKEAMLKDFSWDAECYDVHISAYESIKNL; this comes from the exons ATGGCGGTTCTACCAAATTCATTGTTTCATCTCCCCCTTTTCTCACCAAAACTCACCAAGAACCCCATTCGTGCTCCAGTTGTTCGTCTGAG GCTGGAAGATCATGATAACTTTGAATTCACTCAG AGTACGTCCACTAGTGAGTTAGAACTGCGGAGTAGTGAGGTATGGAAACTGTTTACAGAAGCTCAGCAGA ATATAATGTACCTGAATAAACAACGTATAATGGCCTTGGAAGAGCTGAATAAAGCGAAAAAGGAGATCGAAACTTTGCATCAAAGAATAGAAAGCCTGGAGGCCGGAAAGCATGAGACTACCAGAAGAG ATGATTCATCGGTTCTCTGGCAATTACTTCTTCGGTTAGATTCAATGGTTCTTGCTGGCATGATTGACAGAACAAATGCATGTGATTTGAGAAGGCTGGTCATGAATACTAAGGTCAATGAAAACTTCATGTCTCTGTTGCTGATGAGAGATGACGAACTTTTGGCAGAATTAAATCGTTTGTCAGAGCAAAATAAAAG GAGTGGTTTCCATATAGTACATATTTGCACCGAAATGGAGCCATTGGCTGCTGTTGGATCTTTAGGATCGTATGTTACTGGTGTATCATGTGCATCACAAAGGAAAGGAAATTTGGTTGAAGTTATTTTGCCCAA gTATAAAAGCTTGGATTTGAGTGATGTACAAGGACTACAAGAAATACATTCAAAGTTTTATTCATATTTCTATGGGCAATTACATGGAAACAAATTATGGACTGG CAGTGTAGTCCATGGAATTGGAGTGACTTTTATTCAGCCTCTGGACTATTCATCATTATTTGACCGTGAGATGATTTATGGCTATTCTGATGATTTTGAAAG ATTCACTTACTTTTCTCGTGCCTCATTGGATTATTTGGTGAAATTGGGAAAGCATCCTGATGTGTTACATATACATAATTGGGAGACCGCAATAATTGGACCTCTCTTTTGGGATATATTTGTCAACCAG GGACTTACAGCAACCAGAATATTATTGACATGCCAAGGTTTTGATTCCCAG TGTCTTGAGCAGCCTGAAAAGCTTGAACTTTGTGGACTTGATCCTTCTAGACTTCACCGTCCAGATCGTTTGCAAGATAATGCCAAGTCGTATCTTGTGAATGTTTTGAAG GGTGGAGTTATTTATTCCAATAAAGTGGTAGTTATGTCATCCATAAATTCAAAAGGGAGAATAATTCGGAGTCTTGGTCATGGCTTGGAGCCAACTTTGTCCACTCATAA GGATAAGCTGGTTGTTGCTCCATATGGATTGGATCACACCGTGTGGGATCCTTCCACGGATGAATTGCTTCCTCAAAACTATAGTGTGAATGACCTGAAAGGAAAATCCATATGTAAAGCTTCACTACAGAGACAGATGGGATTAAGTGAGGATGCTTCATCAACACTT GTTGGATGCATTTTCTTCGAAATTTCTGATGTGGATCTGGAGAATCTAATTGCCCTTCTGCAAATTGCTGAGTTAAGCGGACTTCAG TTTCTCTTCATGGGAGTTAGCAAACTGCCGAGAATCAATAGTGTGTTACAATCTCTCAATGAAGAACTTGAG GGTAAGAATATGAGATTTATAAACAAGTATGATGAAGCTTTCTCTCATTTGTTATTTGGAGGGTCAGATATAAtactgtgccactcatatgaaGATCCGGTGCTGCAAGTGCCG CTGAAGGCAATTAGATATGGAGCTGCCCCCATATTGGCGACTTCCATTGAAAAAAGAGTCAG GCATTTTGCGGAGCTCGACTTTGGAAGCACTCAGTTCGCACAGTACATCTCCACTTTTTCTAACATGTCCCTATTGCAAGCTGTAGATGAAATA AGGAATAAGCCCTCGGAGTGGAACCAAAAGATAAAGGAGGCAATGTTGAAAGACTTTTCATGGGATGCTGAGTGTTATGATGTGCATATATCTGCTTATGAATCcattaaaaatttgtaa